In Scomber japonicus isolate fScoJap1 chromosome 19, fScoJap1.pri, whole genome shotgun sequence, a single genomic region encodes these proteins:
- the rx3 gene encoding retinal homeobox protein Rx3, with product MWLLGSSSQLMMMDERLSPSTRSVQSPGNPSTIHSIEAILGFKEDTIFHKTASYSMTDKVLIKDAERNRDGTVTLMKKSHYSESFDTGVCSASSTGEASACPDSPDRDGKLSDDENPKKKHRRNRTTFTTFQLHELERAFEKSHYPDVYSREELALKVNLPEVRVQVWFQNRRAKWRRQEKLEVSSIKLQDTSSSSLLSFSRSPTNSLGSGLQLDPWLTTPITTSTSLQSLPGFIGGSQGLPGTYTPSPPPSMPSSLPFLNSSALGHSPHLPHISSMCPPPPAYQCSADPRNSSIASLRMKAKEHIQSIGKTW from the exons ATGTGGCTTCTCGGATCATCTTctcagctgatgatgatggatgagcGCCTGTCTCCCTCCACACGCTCAGTCCAGAGTCCGGGGAACCCGTCCACAATCCACAGCATAGAGGCGATATTAGGATTTAAAGAGGACACCATCTTCCACAAAACAGCCTCCTACAGCATGACAGACAAAGTCCTGATTAAAGATGCTGAGCGCAACAGGGATGGAACAGTTACCCTAATGAAGAAAAGTCACTACTCAGAAAGTTTTGACA CAG GTGTGTGTAGTGCCAGCAGTACCGGAGAAGCCTCGGCGTGCCCGGACTCACCAGACAGAGACGGAAAACTGTCCGATGATGAAAACCCCAAAAAGAAACACCGTCGAAACCGGACCACATTTACCACCTTCCAGCTACACGAACTGGAGAGAGCTTTCGAGAAGTCCCACTACCCGGACGTGTACAGCAGGGAGGAGCTGGCTCTGAAGGTCAACCTGCCGGAGGTCCGAGTGCAG GTGTGGTTTCAAAACCGGCGAGCTAAGTGGCGTCGGCAGGAGAAGCTGGAAGTGAGCTCCATTAAACTGCAggacacctcctcctcctccctgctctccttCAGCCGCTCTCCCACCAACTCCCTGGGCTCCGGCTTGCAGCTGGACCCCTGGCTCACCACCCCgatcaccacctccacctccctgcAGTCCCTCCCGGGCTTCATCGGAGGCTCGCAGGGCCTACCAGGCACATACACCCCGTCACCTCCCCCCTCCATGCCCTCTTCTCTGCCTTTCCTCAACTCCTCAGCCCTGGGACACAGCCCTCACCTGCCTCACATCAGCTCCATGTGCCCCCCACCCCCAGCGTACCAGTGCTCAGCTGATCCAAGGAACTCCAGTATTGCCTCACTGAGGATGAAGGCCAAGGAACACATTCAGTCTATTGGGAAGACGTGGTGA